A stretch of Pseudophryne corroboree isolate aPseCor3 chromosome 9, aPseCor3.hap2, whole genome shotgun sequence DNA encodes these proteins:
- the LOC134956979 gene encoding putative nuclease HARBI1, translating to MSQGQFSKVLRCVIQAFLTRVKQFIAMPLDAGALAVVKQQFQEGGSHFPHVIGVVNGTHVAIVAPKHNEEIYRNRKLFHSLNVMVVCGPSLQILSLNAMFPGNSHDAHVIRQSGIWQRLRLLEGQDMWLLGDRGYPCTPWLMTPYSKPRPGPQSAFNSTLTATRQLVKRTIGFLKGWFRVLHRIGGDIMHSPEMGKHNGKLSKQQHHLHPPPHHKLHHPINTLNPNNQLPLPHQQPPPLQPPPHLFPKPPLKPPHPLFHNHHLQPPPPLLANPPLSPPPPLWPNQPLSTLPPLWPNPPLCPPPLSGPNTLSAPLPLSGPNTLSTPLPLSNRPILSKQLTLPSSFPNPASFPNPASFTTH from the exons atgtcgcagggccagttcagtaaggtcctgcgatgTGTCATCCAAGCTTTCCTCACCAGAGTGAAGCAGTTCAtagcaatgcctttggatgctggtgccctggctgtggtgaagcagcaatttcaggaagggggtagtcacttcccacacgttattggggttgtgaatgggacacatgttgccattgttgcgccaaaacataatgaagaaatctatagaaacaggaaactgtttcattctctgaatgtcatggttgtttgtggcccatccctccagatcctgtccctgaatgctatgtTCCCCGGGAATTCCCATGACGCACATGTGATTCGccaatcagggatctggcaaagattaagactgttggaaggccaagacatgtggctattgg gagatcgtggatatccttgcaccccctggctcatgactccttacagcaaacccaggccaggaccacagtcggcatttaactccacgcttactgccactagacagctggtgaagCGCACGATTGGGTTTCTTAAAGggtggtttcgtgtgctccaccgcattggtggcgacatcatgcattcgccggagatg ggcaagcacaacggcaagctcaGCAAGCAGCAGCATCACCTCCACCCACCTCCCCACCACAAACTCCATCACCCCATCAACACCCTGAACCCCAACAACCAACTTCCCCTTCCTCATCAACAACCACCCCCTCTccaaccccctccccatctctttccCAAGCCCCCTCTCAAACCCCCTCACCCTCTCTTTCACAATCACCATctccaaccccctccccctctcttggccaacccacctctcagcccccctccccctctgtggcccaaccaacCTCTCAGCACccttccccctctctggcccaacccacctctctgcccccctcccctctctggcccaaacaccctctcagccccactccccctctctggaccaaacaccctctccacccccctccccctctcaaacaGACCCATCCTCTCTAAACAACTCAcccttccatcctccttccccaatccagcctccttccccaatccagcctccttcaccacccactga